One genomic window of Methanosarcina acetivorans C2A includes the following:
- a CDS encoding tyrosine-type recombinase/integrase: MFVNDIRILTPKEYEALKDAIPKKKHKYMFDMLMITGMRYIEYLRFFEHQDWYNKKKNLIHLPEEAVEKGERKMPERNIRPLPKNYFEVLMDNFDEKPPLQDTWSKNLKRWAMKAGIDPYGISAKTTRKTIESWMIAAGIDESKVCLRQGHDVLTSMKHYQGLALDDELTDIIKQLEEWNIIQRQTRLVSVLSPLEAQD; this comes from the coding sequence ATGTTTGTGAACGATATTAGGATACTTACTCCTAAAGAGTACGAAGCACTAAAAGACGCAATCCCAAAAAAGAAACACAAATACATGTTTGATATGCTTATGATAACTGGAATGAGGTATATTGAGTATTTGCGGTTCTTTGAACATCAGGATTGGTATAATAAGAAGAAAAACTTGATTCATTTACCTGAAGAAGCTGTTGAAAAAGGTGAACGGAAAATGCCTGAGAGAAACATTCGTCCGTTACCTAAAAACTATTTCGAAGTCTTAATGGATAATTTTGATGAAAAGCCACCACTTCAAGATACTTGGAGTAAGAACTTAAAACGTTGGGCAATGAAAGCGGGCATTGATCCATACGGGATATCCGCAAAGACTACCCGTAAGACTATTGAATCTTGGATGATTGCGGCAGGTATCGATGAAAGTAAAGTCTGTTTGCGACAGGGACACGATGTTTTAACATCTATGAAACACTATCAGGGCCTTGCACTCGATGATGAACTCACTGATATAATTAAACAGCTAGAAGAATGGAATATAATTCAAAGACAGACACGTTTAGTTTCTGTTCTAAGCCCTTTAGAAGCCCAAGATTGA